A genomic region of Vanessa tameamea isolate UH-Manoa-2023 chromosome 11, ilVanTame1 primary haplotype, whole genome shotgun sequence contains the following coding sequences:
- the LOC113395294 gene encoding ribosome biogenesis protein BMS1 homolog has product MADDAIFDKKKSHRAKHAGRKAEKKKKKNQVDQSNLTARQRNPKAFAIQSAVRAERQFRRREDVISKKQHIPQVDKTPLDPPPIVVAVVGPPRVGKTTLINNLIKSFIKTNVTNTNGPITIVTSKKRRLTLIECNNDINSMIDIAKCADLVLLLCDASFGFEMEIFEFLNICQVHGMPKIMGVLTHLDMIKNAKKLKMTKKTLKHRFWTEVYSGAKLFYLSGILHGEYLRNEIKNLSRFISVMKFRPLSWRMTHAYLLADRLEDITNQENIRKDPKVNRDVVLYGYVRGVPMMKDSVVHIAGVGDMKISELSYLPDPCPLPNSEKKRHLMERERQIYAPFSGVGGIVYDKDAVYIELKGSHSHKQEDEEADEKKALLKNVVETTETVDEQMQEIGLKLFSGGAVIYPDMVKDDEYLQHSKTQDSSDENESGDESDFENDSGIDQSEKETKTSSKLPWDNNSGSEEEGDDDDDDDDDGKLNTETKGSKNESNSDDSDSEKSETEEEDYNTKWKEKLSEKATMAYFERQKTSKNIMKLVYGDFEIGNKTKQTKEREDTDDSDDEEIGGLFKKVTSSQKKKHMEKEQLDHDECSFFYSLDKPNLRDWTKDTYKQIIINNFVTGKRSADEDAEELLQLDDASDGDDEMYGDFEDLETGEKHVNAEKSADASKEELGSKRKADNTKSEILNKKLKLKAKFDAEYDNPDDHRIKGDHSYYESLKAEALKQSELNKSVFENLDNGLRIEVEGFRPGLYVRMLFKNMPSEFVTNFDSSYPLLIGALNMAEQNIGFVSCKVKKHRWYKKILKTNDPLIISLGWRRFQTLPIYSKIEDDMKCRYLKYTPEHVTCNMHFYGPITPQNSGFLALQTVNNASNEIKQLGFRIAATGSVNEINKSTQIMKKLKLVGTPLKIYKKTAFIKDMFTTTLEVAKFEGARVKTVSGIRGQIKKALNKPEGAFRATFEDKILMSDVIFCRTWFKVDVTKFYAPVVNLLLPIGNKNAWEGMKTKGQLKRERNIKHEANNDSMYTDIVRQPKVFKPLVIPKALQKALPYRLKPKAKTMTLTDTITKEKFSNRIAVIKNPHEQKVSNVMKMLKTNFEKKKEVQKELTSEKMKKYKKQQEEVEWRKLKRQKEMKKKICRHLSKMSNKSQKQM; this is encoded by the exons ATGGCTGATGATGCCATATTTGACAAGAAGAAATCACATCGAGCCAAACATGCTGGGAGAAAAGcggagaaaaagaaaaagaagaatcAAGTGGATCAATCTAACCTAACTGCGAGGCAAAGAAATCCGAAAGCGTTTGCTATTCAATCAGCCGTTCGGGCTGAAAGACAATTCCGACGCAGAGAAGATGTTATTTCCAAGAAACAGCACATACCTCAAGTAGACAAGACCCCTTTAGACCCGCCACCGATCGTCGTAGCGGTCGTCGGTCCTCCGAGAGTTGGCAAAACAACTCTTATAAATAACCTcatcaaaagttttattaaaacaaacgtGACTAATACAAATGGGCCCATAACAATAGTAACTTCGAAAAAAAGACGCCTCACTTTGATTGAATGCAACAATGATATTAACTCAATGATTGATATAGCTAAATGCGCCGACCTCGTCCTGCTGCTTTGCGACGCGAGCTTCGGTTTCGAAATGGAAATCTTCGAGTTCTTGAATATATGTCAAGTGCATGGTATGCCCAAAATAATGGGTGTTTTAACTCATCTCGATATGATAAAGAATGCCAAGAAACTTAAAATgactaaaaaaacattgaaacatCGGTTCTGGACTGAAGTTTACTCTGGAGCCAAGTTGTTCTACCTCTCTGGTATTCTTCATGGGGAGTATTtgagaaatgaaattaaaaatttatcaaGATTCATATCTGTGATGAAATTTAGACCTCTTAGCTGGAGGATGACTCATGCCTATTTGTTGGCTGATCGACTGGAAGACATCACTAATCAGGAGAATATAAGAAAGGACCCCAAAGTAAACAGGGATGTAGTGCTCTATGGGTATGTCAGGGGAGTACCAATGATGAAAGACTCTGTTGTTCATATAGCAG GTGTTGGTGATATGAAGATAAGTGAATTGTCATATTTACCAGATCCCTGCCCACTGCCAAACAGTGAGAAAAAAAGGCACTTGATGGAAAGAGAGAGACAAATATATGCACCTTTCTCAGGTGTAGGTGGCATAGTTTATGATAAAGATGCAGTCTATATTGAACTTAAGGGTTCCCATTCACATAAACAAGAAGACGAAGAAGCAGATGAAAAGAaggctttattaaaaaatgttgtagAAACTACGGAAACAGTTGATGAGCAAATGCAGGAAATTGGTCTAAAACTTTTTAGTGGAGGTGCTGTTATATATCCAGATATGGTCAAGGATGATGAATACTTACAACACAGTAAAACCCAGGATAGTTCTGACGAAAATGAGTCAGGTGATGAAAGTGATTTTGAAAATGATAGTGGTATAGACCAAAGTGAAAAAGAAACCAAGACAAGCTCAAAACTTCCGTGGGATAATAACTCTGGATCAGAAGAAGaaggtgatgatgatgatgatgatgatgatgatggtaaaCTAAACACGGAAACCAAAGGAAGTAAAAATGAATCAAATTCAGACGACTCAGACTCTGAAAAATCCGAAACCGAAGAGGaagattataatacaaaatggaAAGAAAAATTAAGTGAAAAAGCTACGATGGCATATTTTGAGCGACAAAAGACTTCTAAGAACATTATGAAACTGGTGTATGGTGATTTTGAAATTGGGAACAAAACAAAGCAGACGAAAGAAAGAGAAGACACTGATGATAGTGATGACGAAGAAATTGGAGGTCTCTTTAAAAAAGTTACGAGCTCTCAGAAAAAGAAACATATGGAGAAGGAACAATTAGATCATGATGAATGTTCATTCTTTTATTCTTTAGACAAACCCAATTTAAGAGATTGGACCAAAGATACATACAAACagattataatcaataattttgtAACTGGTAAGAGATCTGCGGATGAAGATGCTGAGGAACTTTTGCAATTGGATGATGCCAGCGATGGTGATGACGAAATGTATGGAGATTTTGAAGATTTAGAAACAGGTGAAAAGCATGTTAATGCAGAAAAATCAGCGGATGCCTCGAAAGAGGAACTTGGATCTAAACGAAAAGCTGACAATACTAAGtcagaaatacttaataaaaaattaaaattaaaggctAAGTTTGACGCCGAATACGACAATCCAGATGACCATAGAATCAAAGGAGATCATTCATATTACGAAAGCCTAAAAGCTGAGGCACTAAAGCAATCTGAGTTAAATAAATCAGTTTTCGAAAACTTAGACAATGGTTTAAGAATTGAGGTAGAAGGTTTTAGACCTGGCTTGTATGTTAGAATGCTATTCAAAAATATGCCTTCAGAGTTCGTTACGAACTTCGATTCTAGTTATCCACTTCTTATAGGCGCATTAAACATGGCTGAACAGAACATCGGATTTGTGTCTTGCAAAGTAAAAAAACATAGATGGTATAagaaaattctaaaaacaaatgatCCTCTAATTATATCCCTCGGTTGGCGCCGATTCCAAACATTaccaatatattctaaaatcgAGGACGATATGAAATGCAGGTATTTGAAATATACGCCTGAACATGTGACGTGTAATATGCACTTCTACGGTCCGATAACACCACAAAATTCAGGTTTTTTAGCGTTGCAAACCGTCAATAATGcttctaatgaaataaaacaactgGGATTCAGAATAGCAGCAACGGGTAGtgttaacgaaataaataaatccacaCAGATTatgaaaaaactaaaactagtCGGAACacctttaaaaatttataaaaaaacagcttTCATAAAAGATATGTTTACGACAACTCTTGAAGTTGCGAAATTCGAAGGAGCGAGAGTTAAAACTGTATCCGGTATCAGAGGACAGATTAAAAAAGCTTTAAATAAACCCGAAGGTGCATTCCGCGCCACTTTTGAAGATAAAATACTTATGAGTGATGTTATTTTCTGCAGGACTTGGTTTAAAGTAGATGTCACCAAATTTTACGCGCCTGTAGTTAATCTTTTACTGCCTATCGGTAATAAGAATGCTTGGGAGGGAATGAAAACGAAAGGTCAGCTGAAGCGAGAACGTAATATTAAACATGAGGCAAATAACGATTCAATGTACACTGACATTGTCAGGCAGCCTAAGGTATTTAAGCCGTTAGTAATACCGAAAGCATTACAAAAGGCTTTACCTTACAGGCTAAAACCGAAAGCAAAGACGATGACATTAACGGACACGATTACAAAAGAGAAGTTCTCGAACAGAATAGCTGTCATAAAGAATCCACACGAACAGAAAGTTTCTAATGTTATGAAAATGTTGAAAACTAACTTTGAGAAGAAGAAAGAAGTTCAGAAAGAATTAACGTCAGAGAAAATGAAGAAGTATAAGAAACAACAAGAAGAAGTCGAGTGGCGTAAATTAAAACGGCAAAAGGAGATGAAGAAGAAAATTTGTAGGCATTTAAGTAAAATGTCGAATAAATCGCAGAAACAAATGTGA